DNA sequence from the Moorena sp. SIOASIH genome:
GCGTTTCTTGGGGTTATGAGGTACGATTTTTAACCTCAAAGTCCCCCTTTTTAAGGGGGATTTAGGGGGATCGCTTTGTCCCTCATAGCTATAATAATTGCTATAGTTTTAAGCTCTCAGCTTTTTGGCTGAGGTATTTATAGCGTATCAATTATAAATTAGCAACTTTGGAATCCTCCGGTAAAGTAAAACCAATAAGAGAAGACATCAATATCTCACGGTTCAGTTAGAACGTTTAATCGGGTGATATTCGATCGCCATCCAGATACAATCCGTATCTGAATAATACTGATGCCACGGATAGGTATAGTGCTGGTTTTCGTGTACTTCACAAAAAGGAACGATCTGGGTGTATCCCTCAGTCATCAAGAGATCTTCATAGAGAGTCCCAAAATCCTTTTCTTTGAACTTCTGCATTCGTCCCTGTCCCAAAACTTGGGTGTGAATCTCAAGAAAGTCATGTTGGTTATGGATTGCACAATCGGTACGAGAAGGGGCATACCAGAGGTTAACTTTAACAGAGAACTTTTCTTGTTGATGGGGTGTACTCGATTGCCTTGCCATAAAATAGGGATCGACTTCTAGAATTCCAGCCTCATCTTGAGGAGACTTCCACAGCGGTACATCTTTGGGGAAGTCGATCAAATTCCCTAATAGATTCCACCCAGGCTCAAAGACAATCTTGCCGATGTTTTTGCTCTCTACTACCTCCAGCAAAAGTAAGGATTTGGCTTTTTGGACAGTAGTATCTTTGAGGATGGTAGATGAAAAAGCCGGAATAATGCTGGTGTTCGTTTCGCTCAGGTAAGCATCTGTCTCTTCAGGATTAACGGTGATAGTACGACTGTTAATGGGATAATTTTCCACATTTTCAACGTACTTCCCATCTATGTAGGCACCGGAAAAGTTAAGTTGTTTAACTTGGTTAGCTTTCATCGGTTTTTGACACAGAATTAAAGGACTAGCTACCTAAGAGGTTGTCTGAGAAGTCTCATTTGCTACATCCAAGCCCCCGTTGGTTCCCCAAGCGAGCAATCCCTCGCTTGGGGGACTTTTAGCAGCAAATTGATTCTTCCCCACCGGTGCGCACCGCATAATTCGGGGGCTAGGGGGGCAAAATTCAGTATCAAAAAACTTTTTAGATATCCTCTAAGGCGGAAGGCAAAATGAAGAATGGTGAATGCTGAAAGCAGAATACATAAAGCAGAATTATAAATTCTCATCAATTCTTAATTCTTCATTCTTAATTCTTCATTCTTAATTCTTCATTCTTCATTATTAAAACCTCTTATCCAAAAATTGCAGAGGATAGGAAAACTACTCCTACTGAGCAGATACCAAAGCCTAAAATTCTTATCAGTGGGAAGGGTTGATCTTTCCATTGTTTGATCAACCTCTTACTCAAACCTAGGGCTAGGATGGCAATACCATACTGAATCACACTGAAGCCAATCAGGTAAGCCAAGAGTGGACTCATTTGAGCACCTACAATTGCTTCACCATAGGCATAGCCATGAAAAATACCAGCTAAGCTCGCTAACCCCAGCACTACAGATATATTGGGAATTTTGGCACTCAAGAGTAGTCCGCCAAAGAGCACCACTGAAGTAGCGATCGCAATCTCTGGTATTGGTAAGTCCATTCCCAGCAAGTGAATACCTGTCCCGAGTAGGGTGGTGAGGACAAAAGCACCTGGAATCAGGAAACCACTGGTAAATCCGACTGCAATTAAGCCAACAGCAATCACAAAGGCGAGATGATCGAAACCAATCACGGGATGACCTAATCCAGACAAAAATCCTGTGATGAAATTATCGGGTCTCTCGCCACCAAAGGGATGGTGAGCCATGGCTTGTTGTGCTGTACTTAAAATCCCCATCCATACCAACAGAGCCATAGCATTAAAGCCAAGTTTCTGGTTTTGATAACGGGAGGTATAAGACCGATTGCTGGCGGAAAATTTGCTTTTTGACATCGGGTAAATGCTGGTTAATGAATGATAAAAATACTTCGGACAGTTTAGTGCTAATTACCTTGACATACTAGGCTTTATAAGACTATCTCGAAAAAGTAGAAAGTAGTCTCGTAGCAGATTTAAACTGAGCTGTTCGCGTAGCGTGCGCGTAGCGCATAAGCTGATAGCTGATAGCTTACGATAAAACTTACATATCAAACCTATTAAATACTTTCTAGTCAACCACTAGTTTTCAAAAAGGGCATCACAAACATTACTGGTATAGCACTACGCATTAAGAAGGCTAGGACATTTATACAAGCAGCAAAAGTGTTATAGTAAACTCTTGCCTTTTGCCTTTTGCCTTTTGCCTTGCGCTATAACTGTGGTTGCCTACTCACTAATTTTGGAAATGCTACATCAGACATCATCTGTACCTCGCAGATGCATTTAACAACAACTGACACCATTGGCGGGCATTCTGACTTAGAGGTGACAGACCTCATCACAGCTGCGGGACAGCGCCGGACTTGCACCGGACTTTCCCCGTTACCTCTGGTGAGTGCTCTTCACCAGAACCCATGGAACTTCAGGTAGTTTAGCACAATCTGACCTATATTATTTGTTAAATATTAATTAAGATATTAATTACGATTAATTAAGATTAATTAATCGTAATTAATTAAAGCGGTTTTTAGTTTAATGAGGTACATAGGATTTTTTCCCTATTCCCTATTCCCTATTCCCTATTCCCTATTCCCTATTCCCTATTCCCTATTCCCTGTTCCCTGTTCCCTGTTCACTGTTCTTACGATCTTGGGTTATCCCTTTCCTCGACACTAGGGAACTGGCCTACTGCCGGGAGAGGGGTAGCATGGTCATCGGGAACGATTTTTGAACCAAATATTTTAGCGTAAACTTGGGTAAATTCAGCTCCTAAAAAGATAATTTGAGACGAATAGTATACCCAAGCCAATAAAACCACCAGAGAACCAGCAGCACCGTAACTTGAGGAAAAACTGCTTCTGCCGAGATACCATGACAATAGCCATTTACCCAAGTTAAACAGTAAGGTAGTGATAATTGCTCCAACCCAGACATCCTTCCAGGCAATTTTCACATCTGGCAAGTACTTGTAAACCAGAGCAAACATCAGGCTAAGGATACCAAAGGACACCAGCAAGTCCAGAATTGTCCAGACAAAGTTAAGTTGGTATAGCCATAGGAAACCCAGTTCCTTGAGGAATTCGCTCTCATAAGACCTCAAAGCGGATAAGGCAGTACTGAGCACAGCGGACAATAGCAGAAAAAGTCCCACACCCAGCACGGTCAGAAACGAAAGAATCCGTTTTTTCAAAATACCCCAGATGCCCCGTCCCGGTTTCAGCTTCACATCCCAAATCGTATTCAAGGCATCTTGGAGTTCGCCAAATACCCCAGATGCACCAAACAACAGCACCACAATACTAATCAAGGAAGCCAACCCCCCACTAGCATCAGGCCGATTGGCATTAGTAATGGCTGTCTGAATAAACTGTGCCCCCTGTTCGCCAACCAATCCTTGGATTTGCTCTACAATCTCGCCCTTAGCCGCCTCTTCCCCAAAGATAGACCCCACAATTGCGATCGCAATAATTAACACTGGCGCTAGGGAAAAAATCATGTAATAGGATAATGCTGCTGCTAGTCGAGATGCGTTATCCTCCTTCCATTCTTTAAACGTTTCTTTAAGCAGTCCTAAAATAGCCTTGGGATTCATCACCATAACTCCTGGACACGGGTTAATCGGCATCCTGCCAGTGGAAATACCTGACAATGCCTGAGAATATTCTAGATTGACAATTGATTGTAGTTAATCGACTATGGTTTCAAAAGTCAGTTAATCTTAAGCATTCAGCTAATGCGCTACCGGCACGCTACTTGATGTGCCGTCAGCTATCAGCCAAAGGCCAAGGGCTTTTACCCAGACTTTCCATTCTCATTAATCTCGAACTATTAAATTCTGCTGTTTACGCACGCTACGCTAACGGCGCACGCTACGCTAACGGCGCACGCTACGCTAACGAGATTTATTTTACGGCGGTTTGCATAACTATCAAGTACACAGGATTTTCTCTTTCTTCCCTCTTTCCTGCTCCGAAGTCCCTGCTCCGAAGTCCCTAAAACCCAAGAATTTGTACCTGAGTGAATTGCAAACCGCTGTAAGCATGATAGCTGACAGGTAGTGGGGTAAGGTAATTGCAGGAAAAGCAATAGCATCTGAAGTTACCCATGATTGAAAACCAGTTTGTAAGGAACTTCGTCTCCTCCTTATCCAAACGTGGCAAACTACCAATTAGCTTTGTAATTCATTTGGAAGATGGGTCACTCACCACTATTGGAGAAGAGAAACCGATCTTGGATATATACATCAAAAATACAGCTGGTCGAAAAGCTTTCATGTCTTTAGACCAATTACTGATAGTGGAAGCTTACATCAAGGGTGATATTGATTTCGAAGGGGACTTAATCAAGGCCATGTCGTTCCAGCAGCTGTTATCCGATCAGCATATTTTGCTAAAGATAGGTCGGCGACTCAAGCCCATCTTACTTGGGCGGGAAAAATGCAATCCAGATTGGATCTCAAAGCATTATGACTCCCATAATATCCAATTGTTCGCTATGGATACCGATTACAATACTTATACTCCTGGGATATATGAGAAAGATGAGGATAGCCTAGAGGTTGGAGCTGAACGCAAGTTAGACTTTGCCTTTCAATCTCTTAATCTCAAACCGAATGATTCAGTACTAGATATTGGCTCTGGCTGGGGCGGTTTCCTGCGTTTTGCCCCACGCCGAAATATCCCTGTGACTGGAATTACCTTATCCAACCACCAAAAACAGTATGTAGAAGATTTAATTGAAAACAATAACTTTGATGCAGAGGTCAAGTATCAAGACTTTTTCTCTTTCCAACCCAGCCATAAATATGATGGCATAGTCATGATGGGGGTAATCGAAGATTTGTCAGATTATCCTCGAGTAATGGGGCGTCTCTTGAACTACCTTAAACCAGGCGGACGAGTATATCTTGACTTTGCCTCACACAAAAAGTCATTTGGCACCCACAGTTTTATTACCAAGTATATCTGGCCGGGAACCTTTCGGATGGTGTATATGCCGGAATTTATCGATGCTGTTAAAGAATCACCATTTGAGATCAAAGTCATCTATAACGACCGTCGCAACTATTATCTTTGGGCTAAGGGAATGTATGAGCGCTGGATGGCAAAAAAAGCAGATATTATCGACAAGTCAAATGAACAAATCTGGCGCACATTCCGGATACTTTTTGCGGCAACAGCAGGTACCATGAACAAATCATCATACGATTCGACGGCCTATCGGGTGGTTTTAGAATTACCCGAGGATCACAAATCTATACAATAACTGTGGTCAGACCTAGATTCCTAGCTCAATTTTGAATTGATGGTA
Encoded proteins:
- a CDS encoding HupE/UreJ family protein encodes the protein MSKSKFSASNRSYTSRYQNQKLGFNAMALLVWMGILSTAQQAMAHHPFGGERPDNFITGFLSGLGHPVIGFDHLAFVIAVGLIAVGFTSGFLIPGAFVLTTLLGTGIHLLGMDLPIPEIAIATSVVLFGGLLLSAKIPNISVVLGLASLAGIFHGYAYGEAIVGAQMSPLLAYLIGFSVIQYGIAILALGLSKRLIKQWKDQPFPLIRILGFGICSVGVVFLSSAIFG
- a CDS encoding YihY/virulence factor BrkB family protein translates to MPINPCPGVMVMNPKAILGLLKETFKEWKEDNASRLAAALSYYMIFSLAPVLIIAIAIVGSIFGEEAAKGEIVEQIQGLVGEQGAQFIQTAITNANRPDASGGLASLISIVVLLFGASGVFGELQDALNTIWDVKLKPGRGIWGILKKRILSFLTVLGVGLFLLLSAVLSTALSALRSYESEFLKELGFLWLYQLNFVWTILDLLVSFGILSLMFALVYKYLPDVKIAWKDVWVGAIITTLLFNLGKWLLSWYLGRSSFSSSYGAAGSLVVLLAWVYYSSQIIFLGAEFTQVYAKIFGSKIVPDDHATPLPAVGQFPSVEERDNPRS
- a CDS encoding class I SAM-dependent methyltransferase, whose product is MIENQFVRNFVSSLSKRGKLPISFVIHLEDGSLTTIGEEKPILDIYIKNTAGRKAFMSLDQLLIVEAYIKGDIDFEGDLIKAMSFQQLLSDQHILLKIGRRLKPILLGREKCNPDWISKHYDSHNIQLFAMDTDYNTYTPGIYEKDEDSLEVGAERKLDFAFQSLNLKPNDSVLDIGSGWGGFLRFAPRRNIPVTGITLSNHQKQYVEDLIENNNFDAEVKYQDFFSFQPSHKYDGIVMMGVIEDLSDYPRVMGRLLNYLKPGGRVYLDFASHKKSFGTHSFITKYIWPGTFRMVYMPEFIDAVKESPFEIKVIYNDRRNYYLWAKGMYERWMAKKADIIDKSNEQIWRTFRILFAATAGTMNKSSYDSTAYRVVLELPEDHKSIQ